AAGAATTATGTGAGAGTGTTGGTATCCCTAAAGATCAAAGaatttgaaatttcttgggAGAATTATGGTGCATGGACTCCAAAAGGCTCATAGGTCCACCCCTGAGCTTATGCATTGTAACGTTCGTTTTTATGGTGGaacctttaaaaaataattttatgaaaaagagACGGATATTaccatttatttaaaaacaactttttcttttaagcCAAGATAtgaaagactccatgtttataaaataaaacgtgttttttaatttaaagagagttaCAGCGGAAAACATTAAACATTATACTTAAAAGTCTTTCGTACAAACCATTGTGTGGCTTCCGTGATCTTCCTCTTGGGCCATGTCTGTCCTGATGTGTACTGTTCATCTTATCCTTGGGAGGGCACACTTAATTATCAAGAATAGTGAAGAGCACAACTACAGCTGATAATCctgttatgtattttttttttttttaactctttccTTATTTTAGATACAAGTTAATATGTTCCTATGTTTTGGGTTAATTAGGTTGAAAGACTGATGTGTTGAtgattatgttttgtttggatcACTGAACTTGTACTTGAATCTGGATTGTTTGTTTTTATCTCCAAGTCAATTTATTGAAACACaaatttttgagaatttttctatCTCTTTGTGGTCTGTTGTTTGAAATGTACAACAGggaatttacattcatcaagATGTCTTcgtcaccaatccgccaaagggggagattgtaaaggcagaAGTTGACTaagattagatgactaaatgataaggtttatcttatcattatttgattaaatttggataaatgtaaaataagagaTGACTTTATCCTTAACAATATTGAGTTTATCTAGATGTTTATaaagttgtttagataagtcaattACATGAATTTCGAATCCATAAGAGTCtgcaattataaaaaattgaaactgaACACAGATAAGAAACTACAGTGAAGAGTTATCACAAAATATCAGCAACCAGTCAGGAAATGTTCTCGTGACTGTCTCTACCTGTCAGTAGAATCCTACTTCAACTATGACTCTTTCCAGACCTAATACTTAAAGGGATTCGGTGTCATACTTCAGAGTTGGTTTTTAATTGAGTATTATTGGGTGAGATTTTTGTGTGCCTAGAAATGGAAAATTCGTTTGAGAATTTTCACTTTGATTTTCACCTCTCTTTAAGTGTGATCGTGTTCCGAGTTTGGAGGATCGTGTGATTGGAATTCAGCCCCTAGAGTTCTAGGAAAAAAGGCAACATTTGaaaatcgccagaggttctggctgccaTTACGGTAGAAAataaacgggtcgtttgtctgagcaagtaagagagtcaagttgtaaaagttttgtaattaatgaatacttgtaaatgattttcaaataataaaatcgaCTTTCCTGAGTTTGACTGCCCTGtaaggttttacctttaaagagttctttaaagagtTTCCCTTCAAAACTAATTGTTATATCatgcaagtttatttttttatgttaagtatttgatttattatataattataagattGAGATCTAATTAATTTGTTCAAATAAATTGATAGACAATTTCATAGTCCATAAGAATATGTTGGAAATTTTACAAAGGAATGAAGGCAACATGGTAATGTGTCggatattaaattttatggatCAATATGTCTGCTCTCTATTGCTTAAAAAGCAACAGAGAGTAGAACAAAAAAGTACATACCTCATAGGAAACCGTTTCGCATATACGAAAACAACGGTAGAACTGTAGAAGAATGAACTAAAAGAAATTCCATAGCCAAACCaatgaagagaaaagaaaaaggaaaaaaagtaaagCTTTTCTAGATTATTCTCGACTGCTTGAAAGTagactatattttattttcaacgaCAGAGAGAGTGAGTCTGTTCTACTAGTTATGCTGCAGTAGCTGAACGGATGTGGAACTAAAGACCAAAGAGACCAAAGAGACCAAAGaggaaagaagagaaaggagCAGGCAGTAGTGTTGTTTTACTGTTGACGAAGATGAGACCCACGAAAATCATCAAAATGCTCTCTTCAAGTTCATCTACCCACATCGAGAAACCCATCTCTTTGAAGACAAAGAGCTCATACACTTGTCTGTAGCTTTTTGTTCTTTCAGATGcctggttttttcttttatttttgtatgtaactttttgttctttcagatgcctagttttttcttttatttttgtctgtttttcattttctttctttttttttatttttttatttttttattttaagtgccAGGCTGATGTGGCAGGCTACTCCCCAACCGTTCCAACTCCCCGTACGTAGAAGAactatttttgattttttgaaaggtGGCCAAAAACGAATGTCCAGCTATAACGCACTTCCTAAAGGGTAATCCAGTAATTTCATGTTTAAAACTGACATTATCAGAGAAATATGACCGTTGAGAGACCTACTGACCCAGACGTTTCAAGTATATCGTTAGAAAATCTCAAAATCTAAAGCAAGCACTTCGTTGAATCTGATACCAAGTAGTGACGTGAAGAACCTTTGGCATAAAAGCAAACAAAGTCTTAAGGCTCCCTTAAGAGAAAGCCGAAAGAGGAAGAAATTGAGAAGAAGAAGTGCGGTTTCGTTGTTGGTCAATGGCAAAGTGTGTAGAGGAGGAGATGGCAGCAGAGATAGCAAAGGAGGTGTTGGAGGGACAAGAAGAGGCTCATCCCTACGCTTTCCATGTTTCGGGACCCCGCAATGTTTCCGCTCCTAATTGGAGAGACCTCATCAGTTCCAGTTGGTTAGTACCCATTTCAATTCTCCATCCTTTCTATACAGAATCCCTTTTCCCCACTCTTTGCTTACCAGCTTTTACTTATTCGAAGATTTGAGACGAAAGCAGTGAATTGATAGCCTCGGAATCAAGTGGAATATGTGAAATTTAAAAATGGTTTTCACAATTTTGCCAGTGTAGGTTTCTccctgttcttttttttttttttttttttttttttaaaggtaatCTTCGATGCCGGGAACTTTTAGCTTTGGAACGATTTACCTTGTGGTATTTTTGAAGAAAACGATGATTTACCACAATGAATTATCAGAAAGATAGAGAAGTAACAGAAGCTAGTATCTGGTTTTATGTTTCATAACGAAAATATTGGTAAATAAGGAATGATAGTTTCGGTATCTGATTTCTGAGTTACAAGGGTTTGTAGCGAGACTTTCCATTTGTAAATTCCTCGTTTTACCTATACCCACACCACGCTTTTCTGCATTAAAACAGATTTAGCTTTCGGTTTTAGATTGAGTGGATTTTGTGGGTATTTTTCACCCACCAGATCCTCAGAAATTTGCTTATGGAAGGTTGGTGCAGTCATAACATGGTACCTTATGATAGGTTGGTTTGGATGGAGTAATTTCTGCATTTGGTTTCCGGTTGTATTTTTGGTAATTTATCCTATTGGCTTAAATATTAGTTGGATGCCCGATAATTTGATCGTACTAGGATCTAGGAAAGTAATTGAATTCTATgggttatatttatttgaacttCGAGGTGACTTTAATAAAGAGGATTCGGATTTGGATTTTGGCGAATACTCGTGAAAAAAACTTGCCTATATTTGAATTAACAGCTGGgcattattttttgaattgttttttattttttaagtattcaATTAACGGCTCTCCCCACCGTTACACCATTACACCACGAAGTATATTAAGAATGTGTATACAGGCAAGAGCTTGATCGCTTCATGGCATATAGTTCGGTtttctaaatataaaattaagctTTAAAACTCTTCACTcccacttattaaaaaaaaaaaatgtgtacaCATACGCACATAATATTTAGGTGCCATTTGGATAGtaaattgaaatgagatgagttgagacaAAAGTTGAAAGATGaatataatattgttataatattattttttaatattattattattttaaaatttaaaaaagttgaaatgtttattatattttatataggaatttgaaaaaattgtaatgatgggatgaaataaaattagatgaaaCAGTTTTTGAAGCTCACCTTATTCATGTGTACACattctccttgttctttttttatttttttttatttttttttagcagtTGATTAAAATGGTTTAACATTTATTCTCATCAACCGAATGAAGTGATTTGTAATTTAGAGTGGGTTGTGCTTATAATATGTGAAATTCCTAGGGATGGACCTTTTTAAGTCCAATTATCCGCTTTTCAGATTCATTGAGATCAATAGCTTGGTGATTAGCAGGTTGCTTATGCATTATCATCTTCCACATACTTTGCCTCTGGGACTCAATCGGTGCTATGTCATGTTTTGCACCCTAGTCGTCCGTTCTTGTTTTTGAAGTACTCTTATACTTGAGAACAAAAGgagaaaataaagtaaaaaacaaaagaaagaaaggaaaaacggCTCAAAAGGAAAGCAGTTAGATATCTTTACAGGCATGATACCGGACCTGAAAAGTTGTCGGTCATTCCGGGAGTTTGGGAGCGTGTATATCAGATTTGAGATGGGGCTTATCTCAAATTTCGTTTTTGATTCTCAATTGTTAGCTTTTTTTATCTCCTTAGGCTGTAACTACATCCACCATTGTCATGAACCGACAGAAGCCATTTGCTCCATCCATATTCTTAGTGTGTGTTAGTCAAAGTCCACCTTTCTAAAGTCAACGGAATGAAAATGTGGACTTCTGGAAGATAATTGATGAAATTACTCTCTCCGTTTTGCTTAATCTATTTTCTTGCATCACTTACATGGGAATTTCTGTTTTATATTGCTAGCactttttaattcattgtacaAACAATTATCTGCAGTTTCAACCCATTGATGCCTTGGATCTTCTAGTCATTTTCCTAATGTTTTGATAAATTAGTGTATCATTGTGCATTCTGCTGATAGAGCATTGTACACAGGAAGGATGTGAATTACAAAAGAACGGTCATTGCTTGTTTCATACAAGCAGTTTACTTGCTTGAACTTGATAGGCAAGAGAACAGAACTGAAGAAAATGTTCTTGCTCCAAAATGGTGGGTGCCTTTCAAGTACAGGCTAGCACAAACTTTAATTGATGAAAGAGATGGATCGATATTTGGAGCAATATTAGAATGGGATAGGACTGCAGCATTGGCTGACTTGGTAATCGTCAGGCCTAGTGGTGCTCCAAGGGCTGTGTTAGCACTTAGAGGAACATTGCTAAAAAGCCAAACAATCAGAAGGGATATTGAAGATGATCTTCGTTTTCTGGCTTGGGAAACCTTGAAGGGCTCTGTCAGGTTCAAAATAGCCTTGGAGGCACTGAAATCAGTTGCTGACAAGTATGGAAGCAGCAATGTTTGTATTGCAGGCCATTCCTTAGGGGCTGGGTTTGCACTCCAAGTGGGAAAAACATTGGCCAAAGAAGGGATATACGTGGACACCCATTTATTCAATCCACCTTCTGTCTCACTTGCTATGAGCTTGAAAAATGTTGGAGAAAAGGCTGGATTTGTTTGGCAGAGATTTAAATCAATGCTTCCTTCGAGTAGTATAACTCAAATTAGCGGTGACGATGACAAAAAGACCCTGGGTATCGGATTGAAGAATTTGGTACCCCATTTATATGGGCCTAAGAATTCTGGTGTAGGATTTGGAAAATGGGTACCTCATTTGTATGTAAACAATAGTGATTATATCTGTTGCTCTTACACAAACCCTGATGGTACAGAAGAAAACAATGCATGCAAGGAGAATGTGGCTCCTACAAATGGTCATTTGGCAGCAAAGCTCTTTGTAATGTCCAAAGGGAAACAGAAGTTTCTTGAGGCTCATGGGTTAGAGCAATGGTGGTCAGATGACTTGCCGCTTCAACTGGCTGTCCACAATAGCAAGCTCATGAGCAGGCAGCTGAAATCCTTGTATACCTTCCCAGCTCCACAGCAAACGCAGGAAAAGCTTCGATAGGAAATGGTCGGAGGGTTTCATTTTTTGCTCAACGATTCATTTCTTATCCATAAACTTTGAGTCGTAATAAACATTACCATTATCATTCAGGGGTGTGAATATGTCCTGATATACTGGCTttattggtttcttgtttttgttGCGAAAACGTTTGCCTTCTTGCCTGGATATATGAATTGTCAAAAGAGAGAGTATTGAATTGGCAATTTCTAGTATACTTGCTTTCCTTTTAGTTCACAAGTTCAATATGTGGGGTGGCTAGTTTCTGATACCAGGTGAATGGTAAATGATCCCATTGTGCGTATGTAAACTAGAAGACTGCAGCAACTATTTTCTAGACTTTCAAGACAGCAAAACGGCAACACAAAAAACACTGATTTATCAAACACTGAATTTCAGTATGGCATATGATAACAGATTATCATGCTGAAATTCAAATCACAACTGATTtatcatcatattttactattttctatttcttttaaatgttaTACTCAAAAGAATCATTATGAAATCCAATTCCATCTAAAAGGATGACTTTACACCCAGGAAGTGAATCACCATGGCATCGTTCCCCAAACCTCGATATCCACGGGCACCCATTAGGCCATTCATACAAGTTCACCATTAATTACCTTTTTTGTTGATTGGAAAGCATGGGACAGTAGCAATAAGAAATATAAGACCTCTGAAAACAAGTAGGCTCTACCAAAATAAGTACAAAGCATTGATCATTTATGGACCCAAAGTTTGTCTCTACCGTGTAGTCAAATTGTATGTATCATGCTCTTCCATTTCTAGATGTCTAGGAGAAGATGAGAAAGACAAAACTAGAGTGTCAACttaccaaaagaaagaaagctaaAGGATTAGCACCTCCTCCTTGCTTTAGTTCCTCATCAAATCAACATATCAAGGTGTTAATCAATCAATGCTCAATCATAACTCTTAATAATCAAACCTAGGAAGCTTTATCTAACTTCCAAGAACTCACCTAAATTGACGAAGCCCATGAGCTACTAAGCCCTTTCTTTTTCCATATTATttattctcctttctctctcagtTTCGAACCCTCTCTTGCCACTTTCTTAGTCAACAATTCACATAGGCCAGCTTATATTCACAAAATCTTTGGTCCAATATTCTGCATCTACTTCTATTTTTCAACCCAAAACTCCTTTGGAACCATCGGCCTGTTGTTTAGGCTTTAACGGCCTCCAACAAAAATTTGCCACGTCAACAATTTTACACAAATATCATAGACCCATCACATCCAATAATTCCCAAGAGTTCTAAAGGCTGAATGCTTCTTCTATTTTCCTCGTTCAGGTTTCAACCTTATTATTTGTGAAGTTTGGAGACTGCTGCAAACCAACTCTATCGCCGCCACTAAGGGTGGGCAGCAGGACCTCGCACCCCTCTGCACTGCCCCGTTTGCATGCCCTAGCCCATGCGGGGCGGGGGTTTCGTATTGTATAGGCGGGGGACGGGGGGCCCTAGTCAACACAAAATGATGCCGAGCAGAGGCGGGGGATGGAGGGGGCTAAGCCCTGCTCCgcgtataatatatatatatatttaaaattataagtataatttttccttaataaaTGAAACTACACCATTTTATTTAGTGACCTTATTATTTGTGAAGTTTGGAGACTGTTGCAAACCAACTCCATCGCCGCcactaggggtgggcagcgggacCCTGCACCCTGCTGCACTGCCCCATTTGCACGCCCCAACCCGTGCGGGGCGGGGGTTTTGTATTGTATAGGCGGCGGACGGGGGGCCTCGTCGGCACAAAATGATGCCGAGCGGAGGCGGGGGATGGAGAGGGCTAAGCCCTACTccgcatataatatatatatttatatttatatatttaaaattataagtataatttttccttaataaatgaaacaacaccattttatttatatatatatatatatataaaattataagctTAATAAACGAAATAGCACCATTTTATTTAGTGACCTAagcccccccccctcccccaaaaaaaaatccccATTCTTCTTGACTCCACTCTCAAACTCTCAGCTCTCTCAGTCTTCTCTCTCATTCAGtcgttctctcctctctctctctgcctgcATAATCGCACAACGCATGAATCTCAAACCAGTTCCAGACTTTAGTATCCTCTCTCGCTGTCTCAAAGGTAACTCCTTCACCaaatttctccattttttttttcttatttttttgagttttgatcaaagattggaggaaggatgggttgaatcggagatagAGGATGAGATTTTGTAAATTTGTGTTCTATGAATTCTTGGATTGTGATTTGCATGTGTATTGTATAATGTATTTGtgaatttgtttgattttttttggtagtttttagggttttgaatttggaaccctaaatcaatttaagggTTTCAACCCGGattccgaaaccctaaattccCCAATGCCCACCCCGAATCAACTCATTGCTTCTTAGAggtgtaatttttatttatttatattaattttcagaatttaataacttgaaataaaagacaaaatCTGAAAAGTTTTACCATAATTAACATTTTTATGATTCAAAAgagtctttatttatttattttattattattattatagaccCCAAATTTACTTTACAATTCAATCCCACTAAATAAACTGTAAAACTGGCTCGAAAGAGAGgggcttttatttttatttattatttatttttattttttaaaaattataatccataaaacaaaaactagaaataatattattgacCCTACtgatctaaaaaatattggtaaatatatgtaaaaacgAATTTGGCTATTTTCTAAATTTGTGTTTAGTTCCTAGCCAGTATAAGATTGTTTTAATTGATCTTCTACTTAGTTGTTATGTATATTATGAGGAAAGGGAATATATCTAGGACTTAGGAGTTTGAGTCCTATATTTTACATTCagtagatattatatattttaaatgaaattgaaaGGAATCAAAGGATTATTGTTTTCTAAAAaactattaatatttatgttttttcacaaatatttatacatttttaattttcccCTTTTAATTCATAATACTAACGGTTACATCGTTCTATTCGTATACTGCAAAAGATAACGATTGTTAACATATAAAATGATAATGTATTAAAACATCATGATGAAAGCCAAGAATAAAAACACTAAGAAGAATCATATCACCTGAAACAATAGAAGCTTTGATGCGACGTCTTATATGATAAGTTtggaatatttattttctaaattccaGATTTTAGTGGGAAAGTTTTTTTAGataagcttttatttattttctaaattcctaatgatgatgattgagtgatagtttctatttttgttgattttctcaaacttttttACGATGTcatattgaatatatctggttctttatATCTTACATttcatgggttttgtcaacaaatatgtagggtgaaagaaaaattagaagacATGTGTAGAGGTTCCAACAAAAGGATGGGGTGGATGGCAGTGACCATAatactaaaatatgacaagtatttgggagatttgactagaatgaatattttgtatgACAAGTATTTGAGAGATTTGattagaatgaatattttgttatggagtaatgctacgtacagtcaTAAAGTGTGCAAACGCCGTgcaattgctttgaaaaaaagtggggtccacgattaaaaaagttagtttttttttttaatgtgggtcccgtattaattcacttttttcaaaaagactgTGCGGCGCTTGTACAACcacgattgtaaatatcatttctctctttTGTTATATATggttgttattcttgatcctcgtCTGAAAGTTTTAGGCATGTTATATGGTTTGAGACTTGCGCACAATTAGGTATGAGCTGATGTTATTGGTGAAATGGCTTGAGATACCTTGGCTAAATTGTATAATGAGTTTAATGCGATTATAGGTGGTACTGCATTTAAGACACATACATCTATCCCAATGCCTCTTACAGACaccgtgaccgggcctcctacaaagaagggTAGAATGTCGTGGACTAAGACTCTCGCACAGAATTCTACACTAAttcatcaatctacggaggtagTTTTGGAGCTAGACAACCATTTGttagcggatatggtccaagatgatgatgatgatttcgATATATTAGAATGGTAGAAAAATGTaacaaagaaatatcccatcttTTCTGAGATTGCCTATtgtattttggtcatccctatGAGCACCTTTGTCTCAGAGTTGGCCTTTA
The genomic region above belongs to Carya illinoinensis cultivar Pawnee chromosome 4, C.illinoinensisPawnee_v1, whole genome shotgun sequence and contains:
- the LOC122306077 gene encoding GDSL esterase/lipase At4g10955 — translated: MAKCVEEEMAAEIAKEVLEGQEEAHPYAFHVSGPRNVSAPNWRDLISSSWKDVNYKRTVIACFIQAVYLLELDRQENRTEENVLAPKWWVPFKYRLAQTLIDERDGSIFGAILEWDRTAALADLVIVRPSGAPRAVLALRGTLLKSQTIRRDIEDDLRFLAWETLKGSVRFKIALEALKSVADKYGSSNVCIAGHSLGAGFALQVGKTLAKEGIYVDTHLFNPPSVSLAMSLKNVGEKAGFVWQRFKSMLPSSSITQISGDDDKKTLGIGLKNLVPHLYGPKNSGVGFGKWVPHLYVNNSDYICCSYTNPDGTEENNACKENVAPTNGHLAAKLFVMSKGKQKFLEAHGLEQWWSDDLPLQLAVHNSKLMSRQLKSLYTFPAPQQTQEKLR